A stretch of the Myxococcus guangdongensis genome encodes the following:
- a CDS encoding vitamin K epoxide reductase/DsbA family protein translates to MSSKSSSPKAPATPAPSKAAVALLVLGVAASALSIFQWSQLLTLRAGGSTVCGVSDTVNCETVWNSPFATRLHELFGIPVAGLGLVWGLTVVALSALFLARERSGKPVAPASQGLKLTALAGVASVFVFAFASYQTGVVCPTCLGTYALVALIAGVAFKGLPSVSGEWGSGLAWTAVATVAVFVAVALPGRSLSTPAPKAGALLPPAPVTSSTAGPSGDAGAVSTPASLEAYLKGLPMDQQQFISNALAMYRRDTPKPAAAPARRLYGPATAPVKIVEWTDSKCPHCKSLVEELAVLKKRVPEGALSLEARQFPLDGACNPAMQRRGPDAPTVRCVAAKAQICLEGASDFWELREKLFAAQAMLDTERVMEIATSGSMSRSQLESCLASADTAAKLQEDTSYALRYHFTGTPLVVVNGRQALPSAPFLYALVMAEGNPSAPAFDVLPPPRAMPMDDHAGHNH, encoded by the coding sequence ATGAGTTCGAAGTCCTCCTCCCCCAAGGCCCCCGCCACCCCCGCGCCCTCCAAGGCCGCCGTGGCGCTGCTGGTGCTGGGCGTGGCCGCGAGTGCCCTGTCCATCTTCCAGTGGAGCCAGTTGCTCACGCTGCGCGCCGGTGGTTCCACCGTGTGCGGCGTGTCCGACACCGTGAACTGCGAGACGGTGTGGAACTCGCCTTTCGCCACCCGGTTGCATGAGCTGTTCGGTATCCCCGTGGCCGGCCTGGGGCTGGTGTGGGGGCTGACGGTGGTGGCGCTGTCGGCGCTGTTCCTGGCGCGCGAGCGCTCGGGCAAGCCCGTGGCCCCGGCGTCGCAGGGGCTGAAGCTGACGGCGCTGGCGGGCGTGGCGTCGGTGTTCGTCTTCGCCTTCGCGAGCTACCAGACGGGCGTGGTGTGCCCGACGTGTCTGGGCACGTACGCGCTGGTGGCGCTCATCGCGGGCGTGGCCTTCAAGGGGCTGCCGAGCGTGTCGGGCGAGTGGGGCTCTGGCCTCGCGTGGACGGCGGTCGCCACGGTGGCGGTGTTCGTGGCGGTGGCGCTGCCGGGCCGCTCGCTGTCGACGCCCGCGCCCAAGGCGGGCGCGCTCCTGCCGCCCGCGCCGGTGACGTCGTCGACGGCGGGGCCTTCCGGTGACGCGGGCGCGGTGAGCACGCCGGCGTCCCTGGAGGCGTACCTGAAGGGCCTGCCGATGGACCAGCAGCAGTTCATCTCCAACGCGCTGGCGATGTACCGCCGGGACACGCCGAAGCCCGCCGCGGCGCCGGCGCGGCGCCTGTATGGGCCGGCGACCGCGCCGGTGAAGATTGTCGAGTGGACGGACAGCAAGTGCCCCCACTGCAAGTCGTTGGTGGAGGAGCTGGCGGTGCTCAAGAAGCGCGTGCCGGAGGGTGCGCTGTCCTTGGAGGCGCGGCAGTTCCCGCTGGATGGCGCGTGCAACCCGGCGATGCAGCGGCGCGGGCCGGACGCGCCCACGGTGCGGTGCGTGGCGGCGAAGGCGCAGATCTGCCTGGAGGGCGCGTCGGACTTCTGGGAGCTGCGCGAGAAGCTCTTCGCGGCGCAGGCGATGTTGGACACGGAGCGGGTGATGGAGATCGCGACCTCCGGTTCGATGTCCCGCTCGCAGCTGGAGTCGTGCCTCGCGAGCGCGGACACGGCGGCGAAGCTGCAGGAGGACACGTCGTACGCGCTGCGCTACCACTTCACCGGCACGCCGCTGGTGGTGGTGAACGGTCGCCAGGCGCTGCCGTCGGCGCCGTTCCTGTACGCGCTGGTGATGGCGGAGGGCAACCCGAGCGCGCCCGCGTTCGACGTGCTGCCGCCGCCGCGCGCCATGCCGATGGACGACCACGCGGGCCACAACCACTGA
- a CDS encoding translation initiation factor: MGKRDKKDEPVAAPAPFHNPFAALAAKREELPVGTVAPVAAPKSKPEPKGPARAVVRMERKGRGGKEVTVVEHLELPAPQREVWLKALKNSLGCGGVVEDDTLVLQGDQRERLPALLEARGVRKVTVG, encoded by the coding sequence ATGGGCAAGCGTGACAAGAAGGATGAGCCCGTGGCCGCGCCGGCTCCGTTCCACAATCCCTTCGCCGCGCTGGCGGCGAAGCGGGAGGAGCTGCCGGTGGGGACGGTGGCGCCCGTGGCCGCGCCCAAGAGCAAGCCCGAGCCGAAGGGCCCGGCGCGCGCGGTGGTGCGCATGGAGCGCAAGGGCCGCGGTGGGAAGGAAGTCACCGTGGTGGAGCACCTGGAGCTGCCCGCGCCCCAGCGCGAGGTGTGGCTCAAGGCGCTGAAGAACTCGCTGGGCTGCGGCGGCGTGGTGGAGGACGACACGCTGGTGCTCCAGGGCGACCAGCGCGAGCGGCTCCCCGCGCTGCTCGAGGCGCGCGGCGTGCGCAAGGTGACGGTGGGCTGA
- a CDS encoding tetratricopeptide repeat protein gives MSFLLEVERIRRKVEAGEVLSDAELEVLRARVRDEDGPTPRLAVAHALINAGAEREALPLLESLRRDFPQHVPVQLGLARALLGLERHGDAEALLHQVRAREPDDPEVLKVLAVLALRRGEMDKAQAYVQDALTRDPFDAEARLLKEELEAADLPPPPVPQEQVLRPEFAAALAGALTRARVAFRRQGKDLLVKLASGGVGRVDLGSLYAAYQEAPGTQGLAAYVEALATRLGGLDSGLGASDAASLEARLRPVLRPADFAAKAVGALHREGPAGLLVFYVLEDADFVRYLPESALKDSGLTVEAVDAAAWRNLEPAPVKPVIIDRGEVLLAEGFSGLWAVAGGDGLDGARMLTAGQRRMLTEQTGEGALYVSLVRREMTLVAKASDASARGVLAELSPTSEGIAGLFLLTEDGLFAAPGLEEGRS, from the coding sequence GTGAGCTTCTTGCTGGAAGTGGAGCGCATCCGCCGCAAGGTGGAGGCGGGCGAGGTCCTGAGTGACGCGGAGCTGGAGGTGCTGCGCGCGCGGGTGAGGGACGAGGACGGGCCGACGCCGCGCCTGGCGGTGGCGCATGCCCTCATCAACGCGGGCGCGGAGCGCGAGGCCCTGCCGCTCTTGGAGTCCCTGCGCCGGGACTTCCCCCAGCACGTCCCGGTGCAACTGGGGCTCGCTCGGGCGCTGCTGGGGCTCGAGCGTCACGGTGACGCGGAGGCGCTGCTCCACCAGGTGCGCGCGCGGGAGCCTGACGACCCGGAGGTCCTCAAGGTGCTGGCCGTGCTGGCCCTGCGCCGAGGGGAGATGGACAAGGCCCAGGCCTACGTCCAAGACGCGCTGACGAGAGATCCGTTCGACGCGGAGGCGCGGCTGTTGAAGGAGGAACTGGAGGCCGCGGACCTGCCTCCACCCCCGGTGCCCCAGGAGCAGGTGCTCCGGCCGGAGTTCGCCGCCGCGCTGGCGGGAGCGCTCACCCGGGCGCGCGTGGCGTTTCGTCGGCAGGGCAAGGACCTGCTGGTGAAGCTGGCCTCGGGCGGAGTGGGGCGCGTGGACCTGGGCTCGCTGTACGCGGCCTATCAGGAGGCGCCGGGTACGCAGGGGCTGGCGGCCTATGTCGAGGCGCTGGCGACGCGGCTGGGTGGACTGGATTCGGGGCTCGGGGCCTCGGATGCGGCGTCACTGGAGGCGAGGCTTCGGCCCGTGCTGCGTCCGGCGGACTTCGCGGCGAAGGCGGTGGGGGCGCTGCACCGTGAAGGGCCCGCGGGGCTCCTGGTCTTCTACGTGCTGGAGGACGCGGACTTCGTGCGCTACCTGCCGGAGTCCGCGCTGAAGGACTCGGGCCTGACGGTGGAGGCCGTGGACGCGGCGGCGTGGAGGAACCTGGAGCCCGCACCCGTGAAGCCCGTCATCATCGACCGGGGTGAGGTGTTGCTGGCGGAGGGCTTCTCGGGACTGTGGGCGGTAGCCGGTGGGGATGGGCTCGACGGCGCGCGGATGCTCACGGCGGGGCAGCGACGGATGCTCACCGAGCAGACCGGAGAAGGCGCGCTGTACGTGTCCCTGGTGCGGCGCGAGATGACGCTCGTCGCGAAGGCTTCGGACGCCTCTGCCCGAGGCGTGCTCGCGGAGCTCTCACCGACCTCCGAGGGAATCGCGGGGCTGTTCCTGCTGACCGAGGATGGGCTCTTCGCTGCTCCTGGACTCGAGGAGGGGCGCTCATGA
- a CDS encoding 2OG-Fe(II) oxygenase, which translates to MAPEFIPFRTARVWGTVGPGGVGTLLEGARVELSVQEVEALGARGYFTRLAFLGDEAALAARAEALARAESGVLHAAGIRRGADRTLDTRVRGDLIGWVTPEPDTALGALWRQFEQLGQALSAGAYLGLGRFDLQLACYPGGGAHYSRHFDAFPGKSNRRATAIWYANPDWRDEHGGLLRLHPEGESPVDVPPRLDTLVVFLSERIEHEVMPTHAHRLALTAWFYGRDAG; encoded by the coding sequence ATGGCCCCCGAGTTTATCCCCTTCCGCACCGCCCGCGTCTGGGGCACCGTGGGCCCAGGTGGAGTCGGCACGCTGCTGGAAGGAGCACGTGTGGAGTTGTCGGTCCAGGAAGTGGAGGCGCTGGGCGCGCGGGGGTATTTCACGCGCCTGGCTTTCCTCGGGGATGAAGCAGCCCTCGCGGCGCGGGCAGAAGCGCTGGCGAGGGCGGAGTCTGGAGTCCTTCATGCCGCGGGCATCCGGAGAGGCGCGGACCGGACGCTCGACACCCGCGTGAGGGGAGACCTCATCGGCTGGGTGACGCCTGAGCCCGACACGGCGCTCGGCGCCCTCTGGCGACAGTTCGAACAGCTCGGTCAGGCGCTCTCGGCGGGCGCGTACCTGGGCCTGGGACGCTTCGACCTCCAGCTCGCCTGCTATCCCGGCGGCGGAGCGCACTACTCACGCCACTTCGACGCCTTCCCCGGCAAGTCCAATCGCAGGGCCACCGCCATCTGGTACGCCAACCCGGACTGGCGCGACGAGCACGGAGGCCTGCTCCGCCTGCACCCCGAGGGAGAATCTCCCGTGGACGTGCCGCCGAGGCTCGACACCCTGGTGGTCTTCCTGAGCGAGCGCATCGAGCACGAGGTGATGCCCACCCACGCCCACCGACTGGCGCTCACCGCCTGGTTCTACGGCCGCGACGCGGGCTGA
- a CDS encoding SDR family NAD(P)-dependent oxidoreductase: MGKAVLVTGASQGLGKALMGHFARRGARVVGVARHAQPLEAVAEALRAEGLEAHGLAYDVGDKESIYRLVGVAASLVGPVDVLVHNASTLGPTPLPLLLDTACEDLQRVLEVNLVGPFRLSKAVVGNMVVRGGGLVVNITSDAAVASYPRWGAYSVSKSALEHLGRIWAAELEGTGVHFLSVDPGEMDTRMHADAIPDADRSTLARPEDVAARIVAWVERPLPPSGSRLEASRLEAA; encoded by the coding sequence ATGGGAAAGGCAGTCCTGGTGACGGGCGCGAGCCAGGGGCTGGGCAAGGCCCTCATGGGCCACTTCGCGCGTCGGGGCGCGCGGGTGGTCGGAGTGGCCCGGCACGCGCAACCGTTGGAGGCCGTGGCGGAGGCCCTGCGCGCCGAGGGACTGGAGGCGCACGGGCTCGCCTACGACGTGGGCGACAAGGAGTCCATCTACCGGCTCGTCGGCGTGGCCGCGTCGCTGGTGGGCCCCGTGGACGTGCTGGTGCACAACGCGAGCACGCTGGGGCCCACGCCGCTGCCGCTGCTGCTCGACACCGCGTGCGAGGACCTGCAGCGCGTGCTCGAGGTCAACCTGGTGGGGCCCTTCCGGCTCTCCAAGGCGGTGGTGGGCAACATGGTGGTGCGCGGGGGCGGGCTGGTGGTGAACATCACCTCCGACGCGGCGGTGGCGTCCTATCCGCGCTGGGGCGCCTACAGCGTGTCCAAGAGCGCGCTGGAGCACCTGGGCCGCATCTGGGCCGCGGAGCTGGAGGGCACGGGGGTGCACTTCCTCAGCGTGGACCCCGGCGAGATGGACACGCGCATGCACGCCGACGCGATACCGGACGCCGACCGCTCCACGCTGGCCCGACCCGAGGACGTGGCCGCGCGCATCGTGGCGTGGGTGGAGCGCCCGCTTCCGCCCAGCGGCTCGCGCCTGGAGGCCTCGCGCCTGGAGGCCGCATGA
- a CDS encoding cupin domain-containing protein has protein sequence MDVKHLSSFQDFSPEKLRKHNVFQSERFFLDVYCLAPGQAQKPHHHVTSDKVYVVLEGTCRFRVGAEEEVHTVGAAVFAPAGAEHGVTNEGPAPARLLVLMTPPPEHA, from the coding sequence ATGGATGTGAAGCACCTGTCGTCCTTCCAGGACTTCTCCCCGGAGAAGCTCCGGAAGCACAACGTCTTTCAATCCGAGCGCTTCTTCCTGGATGTCTACTGCCTGGCGCCCGGGCAGGCCCAGAAGCCGCACCACCATGTGACTTCCGACAAGGTCTATGTCGTCCTCGAGGGCACCTGCCGCTTCCGCGTCGGTGCCGAGGAAGAGGTCCACACCGTGGGCGCGGCCGTGTTCGCCCCCGCGGGCGCCGAGCATGGGGTCACCAACGAAGGCCCCGCTCCCGCCCGACTGCTCGTCCTGATGACCCCGCCCCCGGAGCATGCATGA
- a CDS encoding DUF2270 domain-containing protein — protein sequence MPLNEPIKNDLLESPWLSQQAMAQLFRGELSRSDTWRTRLDTTTNWALTTTAAVISLGFATPQSSHVTFLVGIWMVVSFLLVEARRYRYYDLWNRRVRLLEDGWWAPMLRREPVDPDALRELAVEMSRPQIQLSLMSAISTRLNRTYGPILLVLLMTWFFKVYSHPKPPEDFGEFVARAHVAWIPGFLVMTVLALITIGASYLFISSFFIRAPLGELRTRPRGRRAALWESFYRPYAIRRRHRPTRKAPRRPDAASEH from the coding sequence ATGCCCCTCAACGAGCCCATCAAGAACGACCTCCTGGAGTCGCCATGGCTGTCGCAGCAGGCCATGGCGCAGCTCTTCCGGGGCGAGCTGAGCCGCTCCGACACCTGGCGCACGCGCCTGGACACCACCACCAACTGGGCGCTGACCACGACGGCCGCCGTCATCTCGCTCGGCTTCGCCACGCCGCAGAGCTCCCACGTCACCTTCCTCGTCGGCATCTGGATGGTGGTGTCCTTCCTGCTCGTCGAGGCGCGCCGCTACCGCTACTACGACCTGTGGAACCGGCGGGTGCGCCTGCTGGAGGACGGCTGGTGGGCCCCCATGCTGCGCCGCGAGCCGGTGGACCCGGACGCCCTGCGCGAGCTGGCGGTGGAGATGTCCCGGCCGCAGATCCAGCTGTCGCTGATGTCGGCCATCTCCACCCGGCTCAACCGGACCTACGGCCCCATCCTGCTGGTCCTGCTCATGACCTGGTTCTTCAAGGTCTACAGCCACCCGAAGCCGCCCGAGGACTTCGGCGAGTTCGTCGCCCGGGCCCATGTGGCGTGGATACCCGGGTTCCTGGTCATGACGGTGCTGGCGCTCATCACCATCGGCGCCTCCTACCTGTTCATCTCCTCGTTCTTCATCCGGGCGCCCCTGGGCGAGCTGCGCACCCGGCCCCGGGGACGACGCGCCGCGCTGTGGGAGTCCTTCTACCGGCCCTACGCCATCCGCCGCAGGCACCGACCGACCCGCAAGGCCCCCCGTCGCCCGGACGCGGCGTCCGAGCACTGA
- a CDS encoding helix-turn-helix domain-containing protein produces MEEEDLPSRLARNIRTLRETRGATQAQLSKLAGVPRATWANLESGTSNPTLSVLHRVASALQVSLEELVAKPRASARHYPRDSLTTRVRGAGQLRKLLPDPLPGMEFDRVELPSGVRITGVPHTPGTREYLACESGELVLVASGERFLLKPGDVVVFRGDQKHSYENPGTRTAVGYSVVLLAPPL; encoded by the coding sequence CTGGAAGAAGAGGACCTGCCGAGCCGGCTCGCGCGCAACATCCGGACGCTGCGCGAGACGCGAGGCGCCACGCAGGCCCAGCTGTCGAAGCTCGCGGGAGTGCCTCGGGCCACGTGGGCGAATCTGGAGTCGGGGACGTCCAACCCCACCTTGTCCGTGCTGCACCGCGTGGCCTCCGCGCTCCAGGTGTCCCTGGAGGAGCTGGTGGCGAAGCCTCGGGCCAGCGCTCGGCACTACCCGCGCGACAGCCTGACGACGCGCGTGCGGGGCGCGGGGCAGCTGCGCAAGCTGCTCCCGGACCCGCTGCCGGGCATGGAGTTCGACCGGGTGGAGCTGCCCTCGGGCGTGCGAATCACGGGCGTGCCCCACACGCCGGGCACCCGCGAGTACCTGGCCTGTGAGTCGGGCGAGCTGGTGCTGGTGGCCAGCGGCGAGCGCTTCCTGCTCAAGCCCGGGGACGTGGTCGTGTTCCGGGGAGACCAGAAGCACTCGTACGAGAACCCAGGCACACGCACGGCGGTGGGCTACTCCGTCGTGCTGCTCGCGCCGCCGTTGTGA
- a CDS encoding isocitrate dehydrogenase (NAD(+)), producing MANTRTVTVLNGDGIGPEVMAATIRVLEALKVPLEFEHKDAGTEVVAKYGTNLPHESVEAVLRSGVALKGPTGTVVGGGLPSANVGLRKRLDLYSSLRPVKSVPNVKTRYENVDLVVVRENTESLYSGIEHIIVPGVVEALKIITEKASTRIAKFAFEYARKHGRKKVTAVHKANIMKLSDGLFLDCCRKVGREFPEIQYEEVIIDNLCMQLVKDPTRFDVLVLENLYGDIVSDLCAGLVGGLGVVPGANIGERTAVFEAVHGTAPDIAGKGIANPTALMMSAVMMLDYLDMRDEARRMETAIHKVYTDAKVRTGDLGGTATTREFTDAIIAAL from the coding sequence ATGGCGAACACGCGCACTGTTACGGTCCTCAATGGCGACGGCATCGGCCCCGAGGTGATGGCGGCCACCATTCGCGTCCTCGAGGCGCTCAAGGTTCCCCTCGAGTTCGAGCACAAGGACGCGGGCACGGAGGTGGTGGCCAAGTACGGCACCAACCTGCCCCACGAGTCGGTGGAGGCGGTGCTGCGCAGCGGCGTCGCGCTCAAGGGCCCCACGGGCACGGTGGTGGGCGGCGGACTTCCCTCCGCGAACGTCGGCCTGCGCAAGCGCCTGGACCTGTACTCGTCGCTGCGGCCCGTCAAGAGCGTGCCGAACGTGAAGACGCGCTACGAGAACGTGGACCTGGTGGTGGTGCGCGAGAACACGGAGAGCCTCTACTCCGGCATCGAGCACATCATCGTCCCGGGCGTCGTCGAGGCGCTGAAGATCATCACCGAGAAGGCCTCCACGCGCATCGCGAAGTTCGCGTTCGAGTACGCGCGCAAGCACGGCCGCAAGAAGGTGACGGCGGTCCACAAGGCCAACATCATGAAGCTGTCGGACGGCCTGTTCCTGGACTGCTGCCGCAAGGTGGGCCGTGAGTTCCCGGAGATCCAGTACGAGGAAGTCATCATCGACAACCTCTGCATGCAGCTGGTGAAGGACCCGACGCGCTTCGACGTGCTGGTGCTGGAGAACCTGTACGGCGACATCGTGAGCGATTTGTGCGCGGGCCTGGTGGGCGGCCTGGGCGTGGTGCCCGGCGCGAACATCGGCGAGCGCACGGCGGTCTTCGAGGCGGTGCACGGCACGGCCCCGGACATCGCGGGCAAGGGCATCGCGAACCCCACGGCGCTGATGATGTCCGCCGTGATGATGCTGGACTACCTGGACATGCGCGACGAGGCCCGCCGCATGGAGACCGCCATCCACAAGGTCTACACCGACGCCAAGGTCCGCACCGGTGATTTGGGCGGCACGGCCACCACGCGCGAGTTCACCGACGCCATCATCGCCGCGCTGTAG
- a CDS encoding response regulator: MARLDPIEALSELLQGEQERVTRLWAKRLRAEVYEVEIPGRDLRAPLRRLVGEMARLLKDRGEDAVRLWPEVARSHGADRYTQNFESEDLTREFKSLEEVLLHVYARHHGGLIEPEVAGLIAELVWEGDAAAQASYARILKTEEVRFREAAVMESVLNHVDVGILLAEVDGTVSFATPPVSRLMGVPMRAVVGGRAVNTLAPVLTQVNARHASGEPFKVADMPFVRALKEQGPVRGVMMVVERPGGGEVTLEMSASPVWEEEGELAGAIQTFTDRTESANKTKALESAYGELRRLQGRLLQRTRQQALGQLAGGAAHALNNFLNVLRLRITLLQREYKPEHLDALDKTVQQIGELVARLQEFNVQRTEERPVDVKVDQTVRESLELARGELEQREHPVYVELDLHDPGAVRADAAFFRELVVNLLLAARDRMEEGGHLKVTTREESPAWLSLRIQDQGPSYASEELSHLFDPLRRDPGAPQLSLYLAVARAQVQRWGGELTAENVSSGSGATFVVRLPRVRVQSPSEPTPPPESVTRPPVSTPRRFQQTRRVLVVDDDLDNARMMAEVLGEEGYEVQVAHDPTVALGMWDRRRYDAALLDAVMPEMSGWELARELREKSPQALLAIVTGMDVRGQNRANLALVDAVFRKPIDVGALDDFLAQTDNGEDEGASSDEESPASPESDSQH; encoded by the coding sequence GTGGCCCGTCTCGACCCCATCGAAGCCTTGTCCGAGCTGCTCCAGGGAGAGCAGGAGCGTGTGACGCGCCTGTGGGCGAAGCGTCTGCGCGCGGAAGTGTACGAGGTGGAGATTCCGGGCCGTGACTTGCGCGCTCCCCTGCGGCGACTGGTGGGGGAGATGGCGCGGCTGCTCAAGGACCGGGGCGAGGACGCGGTGCGGCTGTGGCCGGAGGTGGCGCGCTCGCACGGCGCGGACCGGTACACGCAGAACTTCGAGTCCGAGGACCTCACCCGCGAGTTCAAGTCGCTGGAGGAGGTGCTGCTGCACGTCTACGCACGCCACCATGGCGGCCTGATTGAGCCCGAGGTCGCGGGGCTCATCGCGGAGCTGGTGTGGGAGGGGGACGCGGCGGCGCAGGCGTCGTACGCGCGCATCCTGAAGACGGAGGAGGTGCGCTTCAGGGAAGCGGCGGTGATGGAGTCGGTGCTCAACCACGTGGACGTGGGCATCCTCCTGGCGGAGGTGGACGGCACGGTGTCCTTCGCCACGCCTCCGGTGAGCCGGCTGATGGGGGTGCCGATGCGCGCGGTGGTGGGCGGGCGCGCGGTGAACACGCTGGCGCCGGTGCTGACCCAGGTGAACGCGCGGCACGCTTCGGGAGAGCCCTTCAAGGTCGCGGACATGCCCTTCGTGCGCGCGCTGAAGGAGCAGGGCCCGGTGCGCGGGGTGATGATGGTGGTGGAGCGCCCCGGCGGCGGCGAGGTGACGCTGGAGATGAGCGCCTCGCCCGTGTGGGAGGAGGAGGGGGAGCTCGCGGGCGCCATCCAGACCTTCACGGACCGCACGGAGTCCGCGAACAAGACCAAGGCGCTGGAGAGCGCATACGGGGAGCTGCGCCGGTTGCAGGGGCGGCTGTTGCAGCGCACCCGTCAGCAGGCGCTGGGGCAGCTGGCGGGTGGCGCGGCGCACGCACTCAACAACTTCCTGAACGTGCTGCGCCTGCGAATCACGCTGTTGCAGCGCGAGTACAAGCCCGAGCACCTGGACGCGCTCGACAAGACGGTGCAGCAGATTGGCGAGCTGGTGGCCAGGCTGCAGGAGTTCAACGTCCAGCGCACCGAGGAGCGGCCCGTCGACGTGAAGGTGGACCAGACGGTGCGCGAGTCGCTGGAGCTGGCGCGCGGTGAGCTGGAGCAGCGCGAGCACCCGGTGTACGTGGAGTTGGACCTGCACGACCCGGGGGCGGTGCGCGCGGACGCGGCCTTCTTCCGCGAGCTGGTGGTGAACCTGCTCTTGGCGGCGCGGGACCGGATGGAGGAGGGCGGGCACCTGAAGGTGACGACGCGCGAGGAGAGCCCCGCGTGGCTCTCGCTGCGCATCCAGGACCAGGGCCCGTCGTATGCGTCGGAGGAGCTGTCGCACCTGTTCGACCCGCTGCGCAGGGACCCGGGCGCGCCGCAGCTGTCCCTGTACCTGGCGGTGGCGCGCGCGCAGGTGCAGCGCTGGGGCGGCGAGCTGACGGCGGAGAACGTGTCCTCGGGGAGCGGGGCGACGTTCGTGGTGCGGTTGCCCCGGGTGCGCGTGCAGTCGCCGAGCGAGCCCACGCCGCCTCCGGAGAGCGTGACGCGGCCCCCGGTGTCGACGCCCCGGCGCTTCCAGCAGACGCGGCGCGTGCTGGTGGTGGACGATGACTTGGACAACGCGCGGATGATGGCCGAGGTCCTGGGCGAAGAGGGCTACGAGGTGCAGGTGGCCCATGACCCGACGGTGGCGTTGGGCATGTGGGACCGGCGCCGCTACGACGCGGCCCTCCTGGACGCGGTGATGCCGGAGATGAGCGGCTGGGAGCTGGCGCGAGAGCTGCGCGAGAAGTCACCCCAGGCGCTGCTCGCCATCGTCACGGGCATGGATGTGCGCGGACAGAACCGCGCGAATCTGGCTTTGGTGGACGCGGTGTTCCGCAAGCCCATCGACGTGGGCGCGCTGGATGACTTCCTCGCGCAGACGGACAATGGGGAGGATGAGGGCGCATCGTCGGACGAGGAGTCTCCCGCCAGTCCAGAGTCGGACTCCCAGCACTAG
- a CDS encoding DUF4230 domain-containing protein has translation MTHLTRILAVLLGIAAGALGAGWLLRPRIPAPPDTASVVSQMRDVARLETLEVALYKKVTFTPEPQVTDALWKDVMNWARHAIQNPHGRAIVFADAYLGFDFQRFGPSNLHVAGTKVYVVMPPIDVRVALRPGETEVIDSNLDSEQTAQLLERARLAFEREVRADTRLQQRARDSAERALRALLVTVGYREVLFVERLPASGSAG, from the coding sequence ATGACGCACCTCACGCGAATCCTCGCCGTCCTGCTGGGCATCGCGGCCGGAGCCCTGGGGGCCGGCTGGCTGCTCAGGCCCCGCATCCCCGCGCCTCCGGACACCGCGTCCGTGGTGAGCCAGATGCGCGACGTGGCGCGGCTGGAGACGCTGGAGGTGGCGCTCTACAAGAAGGTCACCTTCACGCCCGAGCCGCAGGTGACGGATGCCTTGTGGAAGGACGTGATGAACTGGGCGCGGCACGCCATCCAGAACCCGCATGGCCGCGCCATCGTGTTCGCGGATGCGTACCTGGGGTTCGACTTCCAGCGCTTCGGTCCGTCGAACCTGCACGTGGCGGGGACGAAGGTGTACGTGGTGATGCCGCCCATCGACGTGCGCGTGGCGCTGCGGCCCGGGGAGACGGAGGTCATCGACTCCAACCTGGACAGCGAGCAGACGGCGCAGTTGCTGGAGAGGGCGCGGCTCGCGTTCGAGCGGGAGGTGCGCGCGGACACGCGGCTGCAGCAGCGGGCGCGTGACTCCGCCGAGCGGGCCCTGCGCGCGCTGCTCGTCACGGTGGGCTATCGCGAGGTGTTGTTCGTGGAGCGACTGCCGGCCTCGGGCTCGGCGGGGTGA